The Saccharopolyspora gloriosae genome window below encodes:
- a CDS encoding chitinase yields MTTKPIRWAALAAGLLVLPFTGGPAAEAAPGELRSAPYYMPLDNAPQDITEAIEASGQKDYIFAFVLAPDAGSCTPTWDGKPGQEVETDTAVKEKADAVRAAGGDLSVSFGGYNGIDLGAACPDSASLADAYQQVIDKYGLTHIDLDVEGDDLGDVPGETKRFEAIKSLKQNNPDLHVTLTLPTTTVGLNDAGKAEIQRAKDIGAEIDLYKVMDFDYGGPADDMANSAIGVAEAVHEQIRELHPELDDAAAYARTGVILMNGHTDQPSELFTQDTFRAVLDYAKQHRLGRLSYWSMNRDRVCTEEGGWADGKCSSVEQQPYEFTQIFAEYQ; encoded by the coding sequence TTGACGACGAAACCGATCCGATGGGCGGCGCTGGCGGCCGGCCTGCTGGTGCTGCCGTTCACCGGCGGCCCCGCGGCCGAGGCCGCGCCCGGCGAACTCCGCTCCGCGCCGTACTACATGCCGCTGGACAACGCCCCGCAGGACATCACCGAGGCAATCGAGGCCAGCGGCCAGAAGGACTACATCTTCGCCTTCGTGCTCGCGCCCGACGCCGGCAGCTGCACCCCCACCTGGGACGGCAAACCGGGCCAGGAGGTCGAGACCGACACCGCGGTCAAGGAGAAGGCCGACGCCGTGCGCGCGGCCGGTGGCGACCTGTCGGTGTCCTTCGGCGGGTACAACGGCATCGACCTCGGCGCAGCCTGCCCGGACTCCGCCTCGCTCGCGGACGCCTACCAGCAGGTGATCGACAAGTACGGGCTCACCCACATCGACCTCGACGTCGAAGGCGACGACCTCGGCGACGTGCCGGGCGAGACCAAGCGCTTCGAGGCGATCAAGTCCCTCAAGCAGAACAACCCCGACCTGCACGTCACGCTGACGCTGCCGACGACCACCGTCGGGCTCAACGACGCGGGCAAGGCGGAGATCCAGCGCGCCAAGGACATCGGCGCCGAGATCGACCTCTACAAGGTCATGGACTTCGACTACGGCGGCCCCGCCGACGACATGGCCAACAGCGCGATCGGCGTGGCCGAGGCGGTGCACGAGCAGATCCGCGAGCTGCACCCCGAGCTCGACGACGCCGCCGCCTACGCGCGCACCGGCGTCATCCTCATGAACGGGCACACCGACCAGCCCAGCGAGCTGTTCACCCAGGACACCTTCCGCGCGGTGCTCGACTACGCGAAGCAGCACCGGCTCGGCAGGCTCTCGTACTGGTCGATGAACCGCGACCGGGTCTGCACCGAAGAGGGCGGCTGGGCCGACGGCAAGTGCAGCAGCGTCGAGCAGCAGCCGTACGAGTTCACCCAGATCTTCGCCGAATACCAGTGA
- a CDS encoding chitinase, with product MKPLSKLVAAIAATTVLPLSAMSAGAAEPAPAAPPAPAPAAEMKVAPYIDITQDKPTLAEVAEATGQKNFTLAFVLGSAAGCTPMWGGEKALDDPSIVGQIDELRAQGGDVIVATGGAMGPYLESVCGSADELLGAYKQILDVTGSNHLDVDVEATIPEDVANEALAKLQAERGTKVSYTLRVQSDDTGLDPYSLQVLQSAAKHGVDVLVNPMAMEFGSTKPWGDAVIAASESVLKQMKEIWPDLSEADLKARLGVTPMIGRNYNGNIFTPDNARQLLDWADANQIGLLSFWSAGRDNGSCPGGAVSPTCSSIEQAPYEFTNIIKGFGA from the coding sequence ATGAAACCCCTGTCCAAGCTGGTGGCCGCGATCGCCGCCACCACGGTCCTCCCGCTGTCCGCGATGTCCGCGGGCGCCGCCGAACCGGCCCCCGCCGCCCCGCCCGCGCCGGCGCCGGCCGCGGAGATGAAGGTCGCGCCGTACATCGACATCACCCAGGACAAGCCCACGCTCGCCGAGGTCGCGGAAGCCACCGGGCAGAAGAACTTCACGCTGGCCTTCGTGCTCGGCAGCGCCGCCGGGTGCACGCCGATGTGGGGCGGCGAGAAGGCGCTGGACGACCCGAGCATCGTCGGCCAGATCGACGAGCTCCGCGCGCAGGGCGGGGACGTCATCGTCGCCACCGGCGGCGCGATGGGCCCGTACCTGGAGAGCGTGTGCGGCAGCGCGGACGAACTCCTCGGCGCCTACAAGCAGATCCTCGACGTCACCGGCAGCAACCACCTCGACGTCGACGTCGAGGCGACCATCCCGGAGGACGTCGCGAACGAGGCGCTGGCGAAGCTGCAGGCCGAGCGCGGTACGAAGGTCAGCTACACGCTGCGCGTGCAGAGCGACGACACCGGGCTCGACCCGTACTCGCTGCAGGTGCTGCAGAGCGCCGCGAAGCACGGCGTCGACGTGCTGGTGAACCCGATGGCCATGGAGTTCGGCTCCACCAAGCCCTGGGGTGACGCGGTGATCGCGGCCTCCGAGAGCGTGCTCAAGCAGATGAAGGAGATCTGGCCGGACCTCAGCGAGGCCGACCTCAAGGCCCGCCTCGGCGTGACGCCGATGATCGGCCGCAACTACAACGGCAACATCTTCACCCCGGACAACGCCCGCCAGCTGCTGGACTGGGCCGACGCGAACCAGATCGGCCTGCTGTCGTTCTGGTCCGCGGGCCGCGACAACGGGAGCTGCCCCGGCGGCGCGGTCTCCCCGACGTGCAGCAGCATCGAGCAGGCGCCGTACGAGTTCACGAACATCATCAAGGGCTTCGGCGCCTGA
- a CDS encoding ABC transporter ATP-binding protein, translating into MSAPTRARPSGEGATAQPAPDRNRPTGFVASARRLLGRLGPERPLLIVVVLLAVVSVTLSVLGPKYLGQATDLIIAGAAGGGVDFAAVGSVLLAALAVYAGSGLFGVAQARLTNGAVQRTGSRLRRDAEAKLAKLPVSHFDRQSRGEVLSRVTNDIDNVSQSLQQTLSQVVVSVLTILGVLAVMFSISGLLALFALLSIPLSALVTYRIGKRAQPQFAAQWKSTGELNGHVEEMYTGHSTIKAFGRQQNAAETFRARNEELAAAGFRAQFLSGLIQPGMMFLSNLNYLLVAVVGGLRVASGALSVGDVQAFVQYSRQFSQPLTQVASMAALLQSGLASAERVFDFLDAPEQEPSPDDAATSDRPRGRVAFEHVAFRYRPDEPLIEDLSLIAEPGDTVAIVGPTGAGKSTLVNLLMRFYEISAGRITLDGVDTRTMSRERLRAATGMVLQDTWLFGGTIAENIAYGKQDATREEVVEAAKAAHVDHFARSLPDGYDTVLDDEGTGVSAGEKQLITIARAFLADPSILVLDEATSSVDTRTEALIQRAMATLRTGRTAFVIAHRLSTIRDAHTILVMDGGAIIEQGSHDELIAAGGTYAALHSAQFTGPATPEV; encoded by the coding sequence ATGAGCGCCCCCACCCGTGCCCGCCCGTCCGGTGAGGGGGCCACGGCGCAGCCCGCACCGGACCGCAACCGGCCCACCGGCTTCGTCGCTTCGGCCCGGCGGCTGCTCGGACGGCTCGGCCCCGAACGGCCGCTGCTGATCGTGGTGGTGCTGCTGGCCGTGGTGAGCGTGACGTTGAGCGTGCTCGGACCCAAGTACCTCGGGCAGGCCACCGACCTGATCATCGCGGGTGCGGCCGGGGGCGGCGTCGACTTCGCAGCGGTGGGTTCCGTCCTGCTGGCGGCGTTGGCGGTCTACGCGGGCTCCGGCCTGTTCGGCGTCGCGCAAGCTCGGCTGACCAACGGCGCCGTGCAGCGCACGGGCAGCCGGTTGCGCCGGGACGCGGAGGCCAAGCTCGCGAAGCTGCCGGTGAGCCACTTCGACCGCCAGTCCCGCGGCGAGGTGCTCAGCCGGGTCACCAACGACATCGACAACGTGAGCCAGTCGCTGCAGCAAACGCTCTCGCAGGTCGTCGTCTCGGTGCTGACCATCCTCGGCGTGCTCGCGGTGATGTTCTCCATCTCCGGGCTGCTGGCGCTGTTCGCGCTGCTGAGCATCCCGCTGTCGGCGCTCGTCACGTACCGGATCGGCAAGCGGGCGCAGCCGCAGTTCGCGGCGCAGTGGAAGAGCACCGGCGAGCTCAACGGGCACGTCGAGGAGATGTACACCGGGCACTCCACCATCAAGGCCTTCGGCCGCCAGCAGAACGCCGCCGAGACCTTCCGGGCGCGAAACGAGGAGTTGGCGGCGGCCGGGTTCCGCGCCCAGTTCCTGTCGGGGCTGATCCAGCCCGGCATGATGTTCCTGAGCAACCTGAACTACCTGCTGGTCGCGGTGGTCGGCGGCCTCCGCGTCGCGTCCGGCGCGCTCTCGGTGGGGGACGTGCAGGCGTTCGTGCAGTACTCCCGCCAGTTCAGCCAGCCGCTGACGCAGGTCGCGAGCATGGCCGCGCTGCTGCAGTCCGGGCTCGCTTCGGCGGAGCGGGTCTTCGACTTCCTCGACGCGCCCGAACAGGAGCCCTCGCCCGACGACGCCGCGACCTCCGACCGCCCGCGCGGCCGGGTCGCGTTCGAGCACGTGGCGTTCCGCTACCGGCCGGACGAACCGCTGATCGAAGACCTCTCGCTGATCGCCGAGCCGGGCGACACGGTCGCCATCGTCGGCCCCACCGGAGCGGGCAAGAGCACCCTGGTCAACCTGCTGATGCGGTTCTACGAGATCAGCGCGGGCCGGATCACCCTGGACGGCGTCGACACCCGCACGATGTCCCGGGAGCGGCTGCGGGCCGCGACCGGCATGGTCCTGCAGGACACCTGGCTGTTCGGCGGCACCATCGCGGAGAACATCGCCTACGGCAAGCAGGACGCGACCCGCGAGGAGGTCGTCGAAGCCGCGAAGGCCGCGCACGTCGACCACTTCGCCCGCAGCCTGCCGGACGGCTACGACACCGTCCTCGACGACGAGGGCACCGGGGTCAGCGCGGGGGAGAAGCAGCTGATCACGATCGCGCGGGCGTTCCTGGCCGACCCGTCGATCCTCGTGCTCGACGAGGCGACCAGCTCCGTGGACACCCGCACCGAGGCGCTGATCCAGCGGGCCATGGCCACGTTGCGCACCGGGCGCACCGCGTTCGTCATCGCGCACCGGCTCTCCACGATCCGCGACGCCCACACGATCCTCGTCATGGACGGCGGCGCGATCATCGAGCAGGGCTCGCACGACGAGCTGATCGCCGCCGGTGGGACCTACGCGGCACTGCACTCCGCGCAGTTCACCGGCCCGGCCACGCCGGAAGTTTGA
- a CDS encoding ABC transporter transmembrane domain-containing protein has translation MLLRLLRAHLRPYALPIIALVVLQLVQTVATLYLPALNADIIDNGVLTGDQGHILRVGGVMLAVAAVQLICAIGAVGFGARTATALGRDLRASVFDQVQSFSAREVGRFGAPSLITRTTNDVQQIQMLVLVTFTLMITAPIMCVGGIVLALDQDAVLSGLLVVVVPLLGVLIALLVARLRPLFRAMQVRIDAVNRILREQINGLQVIRAFNKDVHEQRRFGEANAELTGTALRVGNLMALMFPTVMIVVNVSSVAVTWFAAGRIDSGAMQVGALVAFLSYLMQILMSVMMATFMFMMIPRAEVCAERIQEVLDTESTVRLPSEPVRELHRRGHLELRDVGFRYPGAEEPVLQGIEFHARPGETTAIIGSTGSGKSTLINLIPRLSDVTTGTILIDGVDVRDLDPATLTRTVAFVPQRPYLFSGTVASNLRYGDPEATDDDLWHALEIARAADFVRRLPGGLDAPLSQGGGNVSGGQRQRLAIARALVRRPEIHLFDDSFSALDYATDAQVRAGLRQETADATVVIVAQRVNTIRDADRILVLDAGRLVGAGTHQELMADNETYREIVLSQLSEEEAA, from the coding sequence GTGCTGCTCCGATTACTGCGGGCCCACCTGCGGCCCTACGCGTTGCCGATCATCGCGCTGGTCGTGCTGCAGCTGGTCCAGACGGTCGCCACGCTGTACCTGCCCGCGCTGAACGCCGACATCATCGACAACGGCGTGCTCACCGGCGACCAAGGTCACATCCTGCGCGTCGGCGGCGTGATGCTCGCGGTGGCGGCGGTGCAGCTGATCTGCGCGATCGGCGCCGTCGGCTTCGGCGCCCGGACCGCGACGGCGCTCGGCCGCGACCTGCGCGCCTCGGTGTTCGACCAGGTGCAGTCCTTCTCCGCGCGCGAAGTGGGGCGGTTCGGGGCGCCGTCGCTGATCACCCGCACGACCAACGATGTCCAGCAGATCCAGATGCTGGTGCTGGTCACCTTCACGCTGATGATCACCGCGCCGATCATGTGCGTCGGCGGGATCGTGCTGGCACTCGACCAGGACGCGGTGCTCTCCGGGCTGCTCGTGGTGGTCGTGCCGCTGCTGGGCGTGCTCATCGCGCTGCTCGTCGCCCGGTTGCGGCCGCTGTTTCGCGCCATGCAGGTGCGCATCGACGCGGTCAACCGCATCCTGCGCGAGCAGATCAACGGGTTGCAGGTCATCCGCGCGTTCAACAAGGACGTCCACGAGCAGCGCCGGTTCGGCGAGGCGAACGCCGAACTGACCGGCACCGCGCTGCGCGTCGGGAACCTGATGGCGCTGATGTTCCCCACGGTGATGATCGTGGTGAACGTGTCCAGCGTCGCGGTGACCTGGTTCGCCGCCGGGCGCATCGACTCTGGTGCGATGCAGGTCGGCGCGCTCGTCGCCTTCCTGAGCTACCTGATGCAGATCCTCATGTCGGTGATGATGGCGACGTTCATGTTCATGATGATCCCGCGCGCCGAGGTGTGCGCCGAACGCATCCAGGAAGTGCTCGACACCGAGAGCACGGTCCGCCTGCCGAGCGAGCCGGTCCGCGAGCTGCACCGGCGCGGCCACCTGGAACTGCGCGACGTCGGCTTCCGCTACCCGGGCGCGGAGGAACCGGTGCTGCAGGGCATCGAGTTCCACGCGCGCCCCGGTGAGACCACGGCGATCATCGGCAGCACCGGCAGCGGCAAGAGCACCCTGATCAACCTCATCCCCCGGCTGTCCGACGTCACGACCGGCACGATCCTGATCGACGGCGTCGACGTCCGGGACCTGGATCCGGCGACGCTGACCCGGACCGTCGCGTTCGTCCCGCAACGCCCGTACCTGTTCTCCGGCACCGTGGCGAGCAACCTGCGCTACGGCGACCCGGAGGCCACCGACGACGACCTGTGGCACGCGCTGGAGATCGCGCGGGCCGCCGATTTCGTGCGCCGGTTGCCCGGCGGGCTCGACGCGCCGCTGTCCCAAGGCGGCGGCAACGTCTCCGGCGGCCAGCGCCAGCGGCTCGCCATCGCCAGGGCGCTGGTGCGGCGCCCCGAGATCCACCTGTTCGACGACTCGTTCTCCGCGCTGGACTACGCCACCGACGCGCAGGTCCGGGCCGGGCTGCGGCAGGAGACGGCGGACGCGACGGTCGTCATCGTCGCCCAGCGGGTCAACACGATCCGCGACGCCGACCGCATCCTGGTGCTCGACGCGGGACGGCTCGTCGGGGCAGGCACCCACCAGGAGCTGATGGCGGACAACGAGACCTACCGGGAGATCGTCCTGTCGCAGCTGTCCGAGGAGGAAGCGGCATGA
- a CDS encoding SLC13 family permease yields the protein MDAERETEPVPTRDAATRVRTDYATRPMRAAGLAPEPQSGNGWAIVFTLVALGVLGVLAVVPGTLGGPGELGWHGLLTFLVFAVAVGGWMSSRLDDTFVAVAAAVLLVLFGVLDSEDVFEPLGEDQIWLLIAAFILAAGINATGLPARLSVALVARARRPRGLFHLITASLVITALLVPSTSGRAALVLPFYLTLAAAFAARERLVRALAVLFPTVVLLSAVASLVGAGAHLVTSEILASTVDVRIGFAQWLWWGLPFAVASSHLAAELVLALFTRHADRRAPLRVDAEALRSQLEVPERMRRDEIRAAALLGVVVLLWSTEPLHGLSPALVALGGAVLITSPRLGTVRFGEALSEIPWSLLLFMAATGALGTGLTESGAAQWAVTSFLSGAPRSTVLLTVVVLSVAAHLVVQSRSARSSVLIPLVVPAALAVGMNPVALAFASTAAAGFCHTLPSSAKPVAMFARIEQAPTFAPRDLLKLSALLGPVMVVLVLLFTRFVWPTLGLDLD from the coding sequence ATGGATGCCGAGCGGGAGACCGAGCCGGTGCCCACCCGGGACGCGGCGACGCGGGTGCGCACGGACTACGCGACGCGGCCGATGCGCGCCGCCGGGCTCGCACCGGAACCGCAGTCGGGCAACGGCTGGGCGATCGTGTTCACCCTGGTCGCGCTCGGCGTGCTGGGAGTGCTGGCGGTCGTTCCGGGCACGCTCGGCGGCCCCGGTGAACTCGGCTGGCACGGGCTGCTCACGTTCCTCGTGTTCGCGGTGGCGGTCGGCGGCTGGATGAGTTCCCGGCTCGACGACACGTTCGTCGCGGTCGCCGCGGCCGTGCTGCTGGTCCTGTTCGGGGTGCTGGATTCCGAGGACGTGTTCGAACCGCTCGGCGAGGACCAGATCTGGTTGCTGATCGCGGCGTTCATCCTGGCCGCCGGGATCAACGCGACCGGGCTGCCCGCCCGGCTGTCGGTCGCCCTGGTGGCCCGCGCCCGCCGGCCGCGCGGACTGTTCCACCTGATCACCGCTTCGCTGGTGATCACCGCGCTGCTCGTGCCGAGCACCAGCGGGCGGGCGGCGCTGGTGCTGCCCTTCTACCTCACGTTGGCCGCGGCGTTCGCGGCGCGGGAGCGGCTCGTGCGGGCGCTCGCGGTGCTGTTCCCGACCGTGGTGCTGCTCTCGGCCGTCGCCAGCCTCGTCGGGGCCGGGGCGCACCTGGTGACCAGCGAGATCCTCGCGAGCACCGTCGACGTGCGCATCGGGTTCGCGCAGTGGCTGTGGTGGGGGTTGCCGTTCGCGGTGGCGAGTTCGCACCTGGCCGCCGAACTCGTGCTGGCGCTGTTCACCCGCCACGCCGATCGCCGCGCCCCGCTGCGGGTCGACGCCGAGGCCCTGCGCTCGCAGCTGGAGGTGCCGGAGCGGATGCGGCGCGACGAGATCCGCGCGGCGGCGCTGCTGGGCGTCGTGGTGCTGCTGTGGAGCACCGAGCCGCTGCACGGCCTGTCCCCCGCCCTCGTCGCGCTCGGCGGCGCGGTGCTGATCACCTCACCCCGGCTGGGCACGGTGCGCTTCGGGGAGGCGCTGTCCGAGATCCCCTGGTCGCTGTTGCTGTTCATGGCCGCCACCGGCGCGCTCGGCACCGGGTTGACCGAGTCCGGCGCCGCCCAGTGGGCCGTGACGAGCTTCCTTAGCGGGGCGCCGCGTTCGACCGTGCTGCTGACGGTGGTGGTCCTCAGCGTCGCCGCGCACCTGGTGGTGCAGTCCCGCTCGGCGCGGTCCTCGGTGCTGATCCCGCTCGTCGTGCCCGCCGCGCTCGCCGTCGGCATGAATCCGGTGGCGCTGGCGTTCGCCTCGACGGCCGCGGCCGGTTTCTGCCACACCCTGCCGTCGTCGGCGAAACCGGTCGCGATGTTCGCCCGGATCGAGCAGGCGCCGACCTTCGCCCCGCGCGATCTGCTGAAGCTCTCCGCGCTGCTCGGGCCGGTGATGGTCGTGCTGGTCCTGCTGTTCACCCGCTTCGTCTGGCCGACGCTCGGCCTGGACCTCGACTGA
- a CDS encoding glycerate kinase family protein gives MFRFLVAPTGFKECLDAEAVAAGIRTGIRRVVPAAIVDTVPLIDGGEGSARMLAKSTGGELVPVTVTGPVGDPVESHFALLGGTERGTAFVEVAAAAGLSLVPRGKRDPGRTSSRGVGELIAAALDTGAEKIVVGCGDSGICDGGAGALQALGVRVLDDSGHDVGPGGVPLRQARLIDADGLDPRLSEVDMVVAVNPKNVLSGPKGVAHVYGPQKGASPAQVARLAAAMHRWGLLLRRHSGTDFAELPGGGASGGVGAGLAGVLGARLASRFDVFIESTDLDLRLRAADLVLTAEGAIDASTALGKIPSEVARRAKRQGKPVIALCGTIGPGAESSYDTGIDAYTGILTGPVALADAIESAPELLADATARTLRMLLVGRTLRAAA, from the coding sequence ATGTTCCGCTTTCTCGTCGCTCCCACCGGGTTCAAGGAGTGCCTGGACGCCGAGGCCGTCGCCGCTGGAATCCGCACCGGCATCCGCCGGGTGGTCCCGGCCGCGATCGTCGACACCGTCCCGCTGATCGACGGCGGCGAAGGATCCGCCCGCATGCTGGCGAAGTCGACCGGTGGCGAGCTGGTTCCGGTGACCGTCACGGGGCCGGTCGGCGACCCCGTCGAGTCGCACTTCGCGCTGCTGGGCGGGACCGAACGGGGGACCGCGTTCGTGGAAGTGGCGGCAGCGGCGGGACTTTCCCTGGTGCCGCGGGGAAAGCGCGATCCGGGCCGCACGTCGAGCCGCGGTGTCGGCGAGCTGATCGCGGCGGCGCTGGACACCGGCGCCGAGAAGATCGTCGTCGGTTGCGGTGATTCCGGGATCTGCGACGGCGGTGCGGGAGCGTTGCAGGCGCTCGGAGTGCGCGTGCTCGACGACTCCGGTCACGACGTCGGCCCCGGCGGGGTACCGCTGCGCCAGGCGCGGCTGATCGACGCCGACGGCCTGGATCCACGACTGTCCGAAGTGGACATGGTGGTGGCGGTCAACCCGAAGAACGTGCTGAGCGGCCCGAAGGGCGTCGCGCACGTCTACGGCCCGCAGAAGGGCGCGTCCCCGGCGCAGGTCGCGCGGCTGGCGGCGGCGATGCACCGCTGGGGACTGCTGCTGCGCAGGCACAGCGGTACGGACTTCGCCGAGCTGCCCGGCGGCGGCGCCTCGGGCGGGGTCGGCGCGGGACTCGCCGGGGTGCTCGGCGCCCGGCTCGCGTCCCGGTTCGACGTCTTCATCGAGAGCACCGACCTGGACCTGCGGCTGCGCGCCGCCGACCTGGTGCTCACCGCCGAAGGCGCCATCGACGCCTCCACCGCGCTCGGCAAGATCCCGTCCGAGGTCGCGCGCCGCGCGAAGCGCCAGGGCAAACCGGTGATCGCGTTGTGCGGCACCATCGGCCCCGGCGCCGAGAGCAGCTACGACACCGGGATCGACGCCTACACGGGCATCCTCACCGGCCCGGTGGCGCTCGCCGACGCGATCGAGAGCGCCCCCGAACTCCTCGCCGACGCCACCGCCCGAACCCTCCGCATGCTCCTGGTCGGCCGCACCCTGCGAGCAGCGGCCTGA
- a CDS encoding exo-alpha-sialidase, producing the protein MVRILRTRRRALPAMTATAALALLAGPVAVAAPGGVDLAVSTDAVTYRIPALAVTERGTVIAAFDRRNDGPGDLPGDIDTMVRRSTDGGATWSEPRAVVDHPAPQGCGDPSLLTDRATGRVHLFCTFSHGEVGFQESEPGSADATDPRTVHVRHLTSSDDGRTWSAPIDLNEQVKAPEWAGIFASSGHGVQLSGGRLLQPIVVRDAAGEHHAANIYSDDHGETWRSGEPLAGGTDENKAVELSTGEVVQNVRDVDGGQRLRAVSEDGGITFGKPAAIPGLPDPGVNADVIRVDPRGSDERLLFSNPANSRDRTDLTVRISCDDGENWSDGTRLHPGPAAYSAMAMLPDGRVGVLAENGAAGAYEKLTFTALPLAEAGRCAG; encoded by the coding sequence GTGGTTCGCATCCTCCGCACCCGCCGCCGCGCCCTGCCCGCGATGACGGCGACCGCCGCACTGGCGCTGCTCGCCGGTCCCGTCGCCGTCGCCGCGCCCGGCGGCGTGGACCTCGCCGTGAGCACCGACGCGGTGACCTACCGCATCCCCGCCCTCGCGGTGACCGAGCGGGGCACGGTCATCGCCGCTTTCGACCGGCGCAACGACGGTCCCGGTGACCTGCCCGGCGACATCGACACGATGGTGCGCCGCAGCACCGACGGCGGCGCGACCTGGAGCGAACCCCGCGCCGTCGTCGATCACCCCGCGCCGCAGGGCTGCGGCGATCCCAGCCTGCTCACCGACCGGGCCACCGGGCGCGTGCACCTGTTCTGCACCTTCAGCCACGGCGAAGTGGGGTTCCAGGAATCCGAACCCGGCTCCGCCGACGCCACCGATCCGCGAACCGTGCACGTGCGGCACCTGACCAGCAGCGACGACGGACGCACCTGGAGCGCACCGATCGATCTGAACGAGCAGGTGAAAGCGCCGGAGTGGGCGGGGATCTTCGCCTCGTCCGGCCACGGGGTGCAGCTCTCCGGCGGGCGGTTGCTGCAGCCGATCGTCGTGCGCGACGCGGCGGGCGAGCACCACGCCGCGAACATCTACAGCGACGACCACGGCGAGACCTGGCGCTCCGGCGAACCGCTGGCGGGCGGCACCGACGAGAACAAGGCCGTGGAGCTGTCCACCGGCGAGGTCGTGCAGAACGTCCGGGACGTCGACGGCGGGCAGCGGTTGCGGGCGGTGTCCGAGGACGGCGGCATCACCTTCGGGAAGCCCGCGGCGATTCCCGGCCTGCCCGATCCGGGCGTCAACGCCGACGTGATCCGCGTCGACCCGCGGGGATCCGACGAGCGGTTGTTGTTCAGCAACCCCGCGAACTCGCGGGACCGGACCGACCTCACGGTGCGGATCAGCTGCGACGACGGGGAGAACTGGTCGGACGGGACGCGGCTGCACCCGGGCCCGGCGGCCTACTCGGCGATGGCGATGCTCCCCGACGGGAGAGTCGGCGTCCTCGCCGAGAACGGCGCCGCCGGCGCCTACGAGAAGCTGACCTTCACCGCGCTGCCGCTCGCCGAAGCCGGTCGTTGCGCGGGGTGA